A stretch of Thermococcus sp. DNA encodes these proteins:
- a CDS encoding toprim domain-containing protein, which yields MAIVDVRILVEGASDVEVVSKALQGLALGSEYNITISSIIPTTNVEIAKSAAAGADLLIIATDADRVGRDLAERLFNELGEMVGHVERMKLPLGHDLEHVDVELVRKELKNTLVRAGLKSLQILPEYMALRNQLLDLKGRYDGLGEEYRKLKEEYEAVAKACEELREENEKLKEENEGLKALLESSRNIYRIDEAWKSLFPAEPVPDEAYIGKAVEKLGLAGRVIVGQGYIFAEDKGLVDELLRTVYLSMTIKEEPPKPPRPPVEEPPKPPEPEARREPEVIENAEVKPDDIEGLLKGL from the coding sequence ATGGCCATAGTCGATGTTAGAATTCTGGTTGAAGGTGCGAGTGACGTGGAAGTTGTAAGCAAAGCCCTTCAGGGCCTCGCTTTAGGAAGCGAATACAACATAACGATCTCATCCATAATCCCGACAACTAATGTCGAGATAGCGAAGAGCGCCGCCGCTGGGGCAGACCTCCTCATCATAGCGACCGACGCCGACCGCGTTGGCAGGGATCTGGCAGAGAGGCTCTTCAACGAGCTGGGGGAGATGGTTGGCCACGTTGAAAGGATGAAGCTTCCCCTCGGCCACGATCTGGAGCACGTTGACGTCGAACTCGTCAGGAAGGAGCTTAAGAACACCCTCGTCCGCGCCGGCCTCAAGAGCCTTCAGATACTCCCCGAGTATATGGCGCTCAGAAACCAGCTCCTTGACCTCAAAGGTCGCTACGACGGCCTGGGGGAGGAGTACAGGAAGCTCAAGGAGGAGTACGAGGCGGTTGCTAAGGCATGCGAGGAGCTGAGAGAGGAAAACGAAAAGCTCAAGGAGGAGAACGAAGGCCTTAAGGCGCTCCTTGAGAGCTCAAGGAACATTTACAGGATTGACGAAGCCTGGAAGTCGCTCTTCCCAGCGGAGCCGGTTCCAGATGAGGCGTACATTGGAAAGGCCGTCGAGAAGCTCGGCCTGGCGGGCAGGGTGATAGTGGGACAGGGCTACATATTTGCCGAGGACAAAGGCCTCGTTGACGAGCTCCTCAGGACGGTTTACCTCAGCATGACCATAAAAGAGGAGCCTCCCAAGCCGCCAAGGCCCCCCGTTGAGGAGCCGCCGAAGCCCCCGGAGCCCGAAGCCCGGAGAGAA
- a CDS encoding M42 family metallopeptidase, whose product MVDYELLKKIVEAPGVSGYEFLGVRDVVVEAFKPYVDEIKVDKLGNVIAHRKGKGPKVMLAAHMDQIGLMVTHIEKNGFLRVAPVGGVDPRTLIAQRFKVWIGPNEFIYGVGGSVPPHIQKPEQRNKAPTWEQVFIDIGAESKEEAEEMGVKVGTIITWDGRLERLGKHRLVSIAFDDRIAVYTLVKAAQELEETDADIYFVATVQEEVGLRGARVSAFGIDPDYGFAIDVTIAADVPGTPEHKQVTQLGKGTAIKIMDRSVICHPTIVRWMEELAKKHEIPYQWDILLGGGTDAGAIHLNKAGVPTGAISVPARYIHSNAEVVDERDVDAGVKLMVKVLEEIPEFRL is encoded by the coding sequence ATGGTGGACTACGAGCTTCTCAAGAAGATAGTTGAGGCTCCCGGTGTTTCCGGGTACGAGTTCCTTGGCGTTAGAGACGTTGTTGTGGAGGCGTTCAAGCCCTACGTTGACGAGATCAAGGTTGACAAGCTCGGCAACGTCATAGCCCACAGAAAGGGCAAGGGCCCGAAGGTCATGCTGGCCGCGCACATGGATCAGATCGGCCTCATGGTGACCCACATCGAAAAGAATGGATTCCTTCGCGTTGCACCGGTTGGAGGGGTTGACCCGAGGACTTTGATAGCCCAGCGCTTCAAGGTCTGGATAGGCCCGAACGAGTTCATCTACGGTGTCGGTGGCTCCGTTCCGCCCCACATCCAGAAGCCGGAGCAGAGAAACAAGGCCCCGACCTGGGAGCAGGTCTTCATAGACATAGGTGCTGAGAGCAAGGAAGAGGCCGAGGAGATGGGCGTCAAGGTCGGCACGATAATCACATGGGACGGAAGGCTTGAGCGCCTTGGAAAGCACCGCCTGGTTAGCATAGCCTTCGACGACAGGATAGCCGTTTACACCCTCGTCAAGGCCGCCCAGGAGCTTGAGGAGACCGATGCGGACATATACTTCGTTGCCACCGTCCAGGAGGAGGTCGGCCTGAGGGGCGCCAGGGTTTCCGCCTTCGGCATCGACCCAGACTACGGCTTCGCCATCGACGTCACCATAGCGGCCGACGTCCCGGGAACGCCCGAGCACAAGCAGGTCACCCAGCTCGGTAAGGGAACCGCGATAAAGATAATGGACCGCTCCGTCATCTGCCACCCGACCATCGTCCGCTGGATGGAGGAGCTGGCAAAGAAGCACGAGATACCGTACCAGTGGGACATCCTCCTCGGCGGCGGAACCGATGCCGGTGCGATACACCTCAACAAGGCCGGCGTCCCAACCGGGGCGATAAGCGTTCCAGCCCGCTACATCCACTCCAACGCTGAGGTGGTCGACGAGCGCGACGTCGATGCAGGCGTCAAGCTGATGGTCAAGGTCCTTGAGGAAATACCCGAGTTCAGGCTCTGA
- the sfsA gene encoding DNA/RNA nuclease SfsA — MELLRLKTVPCTFLRRLNRFVALVEVDGEERRALVTNTGRLEEFMIPGRRAFCTPRSGGKTDFVLVAFEDLNGRGAVIDTRTQAKAFERALELGLIPWLRNCRIKRKEITVGKSRLDYLFECPWGEVYAEMKSAVLRGGDNGEYAMYPDCPSVRGRKHIMELIGLSKAGKNAMIFFIGAMPGVEKFRPYRRGDPEIAKLLAEAEKAGVEIHALSLSLLADGRVVLERPSLYIELEEDF; from the coding sequence ATGGAGTTGCTCAGACTTAAGACCGTGCCCTGCACATTCCTCAGAAGGCTCAACCGCTTCGTGGCGCTGGTGGAGGTTGATGGTGAGGAGAGGAGAGCTCTGGTGACCAACACCGGCCGCTTGGAGGAGTTTATGATCCCGGGCAGGAGGGCATTCTGTACGCCCAGGAGCGGTGGAAAGACGGATTTCGTTCTGGTGGCCTTTGAGGACCTGAATGGAAGGGGAGCGGTGATAGACACGCGAACCCAGGCTAAGGCCTTTGAGAGGGCATTGGAGTTAGGTCTGATCCCCTGGCTCAGGAACTGCAGGATAAAGAGGAAGGAAATCACCGTCGGAAAATCCCGCCTGGATTATCTCTTCGAGTGTCCCTGGGGCGAGGTGTACGCCGAAATGAAGAGCGCCGTCCTGCGCGGCGGAGATAACGGTGAGTACGCAATGTACCCGGACTGCCCGAGCGTCAGGGGACGGAAGCACATCATGGAGCTGATAGGACTCTCGAAGGCTGGGAAGAACGCCATGATATTCTTCATCGGGGCCATGCCGGGCGTTGAGAAGTTCCGGCCCTACAGACGGGGTGACCCCGAGATAGCGAAACTGCTCGCCGAGGCTGAAAAGGCCGGAGTTGAAATCCACGCACTGAGCCTGTCCCTCCTTGCCGATGGGAGGGTTGTCCTTGAAAGGCCGAGCCTGTACATCGAGCTGGAGGAGGATTTTTAA